From a single Anas acuta chromosome 16, bAnaAcu1.1, whole genome shotgun sequence genomic region:
- the GDAP1L1 gene encoding ganglioside-induced differentiation-associated protein 1-like 1 isoform X2 produces the protein MATPNNVTPTNCSWWPISALENDAGKGKDGEENQDPTDPALKAQDRLVLYHWTQSFSSQKVRLVIAEKGLPCEERDVSMPLLEHKEPWFMRLNLGEEVPVIIHRDNIISDYNQIIDYMEKNFTGAAQLGHSAGGLQSQAGSFGCSITTLAPASITLATETSKPSQNSSPSEGALPASAAVLSRPHRAAQQRNGASPPWGQMDGHPKSHGGALASSGSQEGAAPHPGGPEVHCPMGPQSPHHSVPSPGCCEEQVTRHLLAACCPSRGGTSANAEAGNSSEHGGDLWPCQGMLCSFLGGRAAISPCSSSREPAQVPGRLLLLLPLPSKTQQVFFFRSWQQNLSAVT, from the exons ATGGCGACTCCCAATAATGTCACTCCCACCAACTGCAGCTGGTGGCCCATCTCGGCTCTGGAAAACGACGCGGGGAAAGGCAAGGATGGGGAGGAAAATCAGGATCCGACAGATCCCGCTCTCAAAGCCCAGGACAGGCTGGTTTTGTACCACTGGACCCAGTCCTTCAGCTCCCAAAAG GTGCGGCTGGTCATCGCGGAGAAGGGGCTGCCCTGCGAGGAGCGGGACGTCAGCATGCCCCTGCTGGAGCACAAGGAGCCCTGGTTCATGCGGCTCAACCTGGGGGAGGAGGTGCCCGTCATCATCCACAGGGACAACATCATCAGCGACTACAACCAGATCATCGACTACATGGAGAAGAACTTCACGGGAG ctgcccagctgggacaCTCAGCCGGGGGACTTCAAAGCCAAGCAGGGAGCTTTGGCTGCAGCATCACGACGCTCGCCCCAGCATCCATCACCCTTGCGACAGAGACATCAAAACCATCTCAAAATAGCTCCCCCAGCGAGGGCGCCTTGCCAGCCTCAGCTGCTGTCCTCTCCCGGCCTCACCgtgctgctcagcagaggaATGGCGCTTCCCCGCCATGGGGACAGATGGACGGACACCCCAAATCCCATGGGGGAGCCCTCGCCAGCAGCGGCTCCCAGGAGGGGGCAGCCCCACACCCTGGGGGCCCCGAGGTTCACTGCCCCATGGGGCCACAGTCCCCGCACCACTCGGTGCCGTCACCCGGGTGCTGCGAGGAGCAGGTGACGAGGCATCTGCTGGCAGCATGCTGccccagcaggggagggacaTCAGCTAACGCCGAGGCAGGGAACAGCTCCGAGCACGGTGGGGATTTGTGGCCCTGCCAGGGGATGTTGtgctcttttttggggggacgAGCAGCAATATccccttgcagcagcagccgggagCCAGCACAGGTACCAGGGAGACTgctcctgcttcttcctttgccctccaaaacacagcaagtatttttcttcaggagctggcaacaaaatctttctgctgTCACTTGA